The segment GGCTACGGTGTGTATGGCGACAGCTGTGACGGGAACGATGTCTTCGCTGTACTCGAGATGACGCGCAAGGCGGTAGAGCACGCGCGATCAGGGAAGGGCGCAGCGTTGCTGGAGGTGCACACCTACCGTCGCAAGGGTCACGCGGAGCACGACTCGCAGCAGTACGTGCCGCCCGGCGAGCTGGAGGAGTGGGAGGCGCGTGATCCGGTGGACCGGTTCGTCCGGCGCGTGCTGGACGAGGACATGCTGACGCAGGCGGAGATGGACGCGTTGGACGAGCGGGTCACGCGCGAAATCGATGCGGCGCGGGAAGCCGCGGAGGCCTCGCCCATGCCGCAGGCCGAGGAGGCGCTGGCCGAGGTCTATGGCGGGCTGCCGGCGAGGCGTCCGTGGACGCGTCTGGCCGAGCCGGACCCGCGGGAGGCCTGAGGTGAAGCACGTCAACGGGGCGCATAACCACGGTGGTTCCCGGCAGGGTGGCCGCTGTCTGCGAGTGAGAGTGTGAGCGTGAGTGCGACTGAAGTCATGACGGGTCCGAAGCCGGAGCATGTGCGGAACACCGAGCTCGGCAAGCCCGTCACCATGCTGGAAGCGATCCGCGAAGCGCTGTGGGAGGAGATGGAGCGCGACCCCACGGTGTTTCTCATCGGTGAGGACATCGGGGCGTATGGCGGCGCGTTCAAGGTCACGGAAGGCTTCATCGACCATTTCGGCGAGAAGCGCGTCATCGACACACCGATCAGCGAGGCCGGCTTCACCGGCGCGGCGGCAGGCGCGGCCCACATGGGGATGCGGCCCGTCGTCGAGATGCAGTTCATGGACTTCGTGTCGTGTGCATACGAGCCGCTGACGAACTACATCGCGACGTCACGCTGGCGCGGCAGCGGCCCGGTGCCGATGGTCGTGCGCGGACCCGTGGGCGGCGGTGTGCGCGGCGGGCCGTTCCACTCGCAGAACCCGGAGATGGCGTTCTTCCACACGCCGGGTCTGAAGATCGTGTATCCGTGCACGGCACGTGACGCGAAGGGCCTGATGAAGGCGGCGATCCGCGACGATGATCCGGTGCTGTTCTTCGAGCACAAGAAGCTGTATCGCGCACCGTTCCTGCGTGAGGTGCTGGAGCCGGAGTCCGAGCCGATCCCGCTCGGCAAGGCGCGGCTGCACCGGGAGGGGAAGGATCTCACGATCGTGACGTATGGCAACATGGTGCACGAGAGCGCGAAGGCGGCCGAGCAGCTGCACGAGGAGATCGGGCTCGATGTCGAGATTCTCGACCTGCGCACACTGCTGCCGCTCGACGAGGAAGCGGTCATCGAATCGGTGAAGAGGACGAATCGCGTGCTGCTCGTTCACGAGGACACGCGCACCGGCGGTATCGCCGGTGAGCTGGCCATGCGGATCAGCGAGAAGGCCTTCGAGTGGCTCGATGCACCGATACTGCGCGTCACGGCCATCGACACGCCCGTGCCGTACTCGCCGCCGCTGGAGGACTATTACCTGCCGCAGATCGCCGACATTACTGCCGCGGCAAAGTACCTGGCCAGGTATTAGCAGGCGCGAAACCATGAATTCACCGGCGCGTGTGCGTCGGTGAGCGCGTTCTCACAATCTGTTGGAGTCAGTAATGGCGCGAATCGAAGTTCCGATGCCCCAGATGGGCGAGTCGATCGCCGAGGGCACCGTCTCGAAGTGGCTGAAGCAGGTCGGCGACGAGGTGGGTCGCGACGAGCCGCTTCTCGAGATCTCCACGGACAAGGTCGACGCCGAGATCCCGTCACCTGCGGCCGGCACGCTCGCGGAAATCGTCGTGCAGGATGGACAGACGGTCGAGGTCGGTACGATCGTGGCCATCCTGGAGACGGAGAAGGGAGCCGCAGCCGCGAAGCCCGCGGCCGCCCCCGCCGCGCCGGATGCTGAAGCCGAAAAGGCGGAGGCTGCGGCCCCGAAGGAAGAGGCGGCGCCTGCCGCCGCCGGCGTGAAGAGCGCGGCTCCTGCCGCCGCCACCGCGAAGAGCGCGGCTCCCGCAGCGGCGCCTGCCGATGGCCGCGACGAGAGCGCGGAAGACCGGCTGCGCCGCAAGTCGACGCCCCTCGTGCGCCGGATCGCCGCCGAGCACGATGTCGACATCGCCGACATCGAGGGTACGGGCCACGCCGGCCGGGTGACCAAGCAGGACATCATGTCCTTCATCGAGAAGGGCGGGAAGCCGGCCGCGAAGCCCGCTGCGGCGGGTGCCGCGAAGCAGCCGGAGAAGGCAGCGGCAACGGGCGGGCCGTCAGTCACGGCCGACTCGTTCTGGGAGACATTCTACGGTCAGGTGCGTCATCCGGAGTTCCCCGTGCGCGACAACGATGATGTCGAGCCGATGGACCGGATCCGCCGTCTGACGGCCGACCACATGGTGCGCGCGAAGCGCATTGCGGCGCACGTGCACTCGTTCATCGAGATCGACTTCACGCAGATCGACCGTGTGCGAGCCGCCAGCAAGCAGAAGTGGCAGCAGGCGGGCGTGAAAGTGAGCTACACCGGCTTCGTCGCATGGGCTGTGGCGCGCGTGCTGCCCGAGTTCCCGATGGTGAACTCGACCGTATCGGGTGACAACATCATCTACCGCGGCGACATCAACATCGGCATTGCGGTCGATCTGAATCCCGGCCTGATCGTGCCCGTCGTCAAGAACGCCGACGAGCTGAACCTGGTCGGCATCAGCAAGCGCATCAACGACGTCGCCGAACGCGCCCGCTCGAAGAAGCTCAAGCCCGATGAGATCCAGGGCGCAACGTTCTCCATTACCAACCCGGGTGTGCTCGGGACCATGGTCGGCATGCCGGTCATCCCCGAGGGCACGGCCGCCATCCTCGGTACCGGCGCCATCGAGAAGCGCCCGGTGGTCATCGAGGCGGACGGCACGGACGTCATCGCGATCCGGAAGCGCTCGCTCTTCTCGATCGGTTACGACCACCGCATCGTGGATGGCGCCGATGCAGCACGCTTCCTCTGGCGTCTCAAGGAGACGCTCGAGGACTTCCCTGAAGACGCCTGACGCTGTGCCGCTCCACGCGCGACGGATGCGCGTGGAGCGGCTCGGCCGGATGCCGTACGGCGAAGCGCTCGAGCTCCAGGGCTCGCTCGTCTCACGCCGACGTGCCGGCGACGTACCCGACACGCTGCTGCTGCTCGAACACCCGCACGTCATCACGCTCGGTACGTCCGCACACCGCGACAACATCCTGATCGACGAGGAGCAGGGCAGACTGCTCGATATCGAGGTCTTCGACACGGGCCGCGGTGGTGATGTCACCTACCATGGCCCCGGCCAGCTCGTCGGCTATCCCATCCTCGACCTGAAGCCGGACCGCTGCGACCTGCATC is part of the Longimicrobiales bacterium genome and harbors:
- a CDS encoding alpha-ketoacid dehydrogenase subunit beta, which codes for MSATEVMTGPKPEHVRNTELGKPVTMLEAIREALWEEMERDPTVFLIGEDIGAYGGAFKVTEGFIDHFGEKRVIDTPISEAGFTGAAAGAAHMGMRPVVEMQFMDFVSCAYEPLTNYIATSRWRGSGPVPMVVRGPVGGGVRGGPFHSQNPEMAFFHTPGLKIVYPCTARDAKGLMKAAIRDDDPVLFFEHKKLYRAPFLREVLEPESEPIPLGKARLHREGKDLTIVTYGNMVHESAKAAEQLHEEIGLDVEILDLRTLLPLDEEAVIESVKRTNRVLLVHEDTRTGGIAGELAMRISEKAFEWLDAPILRVTAIDTPVPYSPPLEDYYLPQIADITAAAKYLARY
- a CDS encoding dihydrolipoamide acetyltransferase family protein — translated: MARIEVPMPQMGESIAEGTVSKWLKQVGDEVGRDEPLLEISTDKVDAEIPSPAAGTLAEIVVQDGQTVEVGTIVAILETEKGAAAAKPAAAPAAPDAEAEKAEAAAPKEEAAPAAAGVKSAAPAAATAKSAAPAAAPADGRDESAEDRLRRKSTPLVRRIAAEHDVDIADIEGTGHAGRVTKQDIMSFIEKGGKPAAKPAAAGAAKQPEKAAATGGPSVTADSFWETFYGQVRHPEFPVRDNDDVEPMDRIRRLTADHMVRAKRIAAHVHSFIEIDFTQIDRVRAASKQKWQQAGVKVSYTGFVAWAVARVLPEFPMVNSTVSGDNIIYRGDINIGIAVDLNPGLIVPVVKNADELNLVGISKRINDVAERARSKKLKPDEIQGATFSITNPGVLGTMVGMPVIPEGTAAILGTGAIEKRPVVIEADGTDVIAIRKRSLFSIGYDHRIVDGADAARFLWRLKETLEDFPEDA
- the lipB gene encoding lipoyl(octanoyl) transferase LipB, which translates into the protein MQHASSGVSRRRSRTSLKTPDAVPLHARRMRVERLGRMPYGEALELQGSLVSRRRAGDVPDTLLLLEHPHVITLGTSAHRDNILIDEEQGRLLDIEVFDTGRGGDVTYHGPGQLVGYPILDLKPDRCDLHRYVRDLEEVLIRALASFGIAAGRKEGLTGTWVGDEKIAAIGVRVSSGWITSHGFALNVSTDLSFFDSIVPCGITQFGVTSIERVLERNVEMDEVSDAVERGFREVFRTG